A single Syngnathoides biaculeatus isolate LvHL_M chromosome 18, ASM1980259v1, whole genome shotgun sequence DNA region contains:
- the zar1l gene encoding ZAR1-like protein, whose product MEGFPSTSPPPYGVLGVPAAAPTAGGVCWAKRDQVRFVTPHGVNYLELCRAILAQAASASGTRTRECGVQVNAKVDKTVQCSLGPKTLQGPGEGDLQPHLHPNEEEEEEGEAAGKSPPPVSQLRFFTRPVSIYSPMLEHRFPAKLSDRKSESRDEQVEEEEGEHPDEDHKTPVPRPKRGSNLQFLEQRYGFFHCKKCNIRWESAYVWCISGTNKVYYKQLCRKCQVGFNPYRVESIICKGCSETCCSCERKQRHINMTRPHRQDLCCRCRGMKVSCDATYSFKYII is encoded by the exons ATGGAGGGCTTCCCGTCCACCTCCCCTCCACCCTACGGCGTGCTGGGTGTCCCCGCTGCGGCCCCCACCGCGGGGGGCGTCTGCTGGGCCAAGCGGGACCAGGTGCGGTTCGTGACGCCGCACGGCGTCAACTACCTGGAGCTGTGCAGGGCTATCTTGGCCCAGGCGGCGTCGGCCAGCGGGACCCGGACCCGCGAGTGCGGCGTGCAGGTGAACGCCAAAGTGGACAAGACCGTCCAGTGCTCCCTGGGGCCCAAGACGCTGCAAGGCCCGGGGGAGGGCGACCTGCAGCCTCACCTCCATCccaacgaggaggaggaggaggagggcgagGCTGCAGGGAAGTCGCCGCCTCCGGTGAGCCAGTTGCGCTTCTTCACCCGGCCGGTGTCCATCTACTCGCCGATGCTGGAGCACCGTTTTCCGGCCAAACTGAGTGACAGAAAGTCTGAGTCACGTGACGAGCAggtagaggaggaggagggtgagCACCCGGATGAAGACCACAAGACCCCAGTCCCTCGTCCCAAGCGGGGCTCCAATTTACAG TTTCTGGAGCAGAGGTACGGCTTCTTCCACTGCAAGAAATGTAACATCCGGTGGGAGAGTGCTTACGTGTGGTGCATTTCTGGAACCAACAAG GTGTACTACAAGCAGCTCTGCCGGAAGTGTCAGGTGGGCTTCAACCCCTACAGAGTGGAGTCCATCATATGCAAG GGTTGCTCCGAGACGTGCTGCAGCTGCGAGAGGAAGCAGCGGCACATCAACATGACCAGGCCTCACCGCCAGGATCTGTGCTGCCGATGCCGGGGCATGAAGGTCTCCTGCGACGCCACATACAGCTTCAAGTACATCATTTGA